A single region of the Apodemus sylvaticus chromosome 7, mApoSyl1.1, whole genome shotgun sequence genome encodes:
- the LOC127688497 gene encoding F-box/WD repeat-containing protein 15-like, translating to MEIHLPSVPMMKILSYLDAFSLLQVAQVNKSWNAVASSDVLWRKFCKKRWLFCDMANPHLLGTETWKQFYVFRTWQEHAKSRAKPEDFTYKEIPAEYGVRAYACYLSGCDLTRNGQAKSVICMVTSVNRICTWDIHEGVMTWESPGNPVVIKWLTTLPEMHMAVTVDVESTIKLWDCKSREALATNNLFSHCQSLKAANTNDGPIVLVGDTSGNLYVFRIPDLHLISRVNVFPYSIDEIYCSPQKKWVFLIRKHPQILPKVFYMNSLLRTSEFSAPVSTSLEFLFCKRAFWTPRREDRITLMSMSVPPINTKFVTFDMKLEQIGMETIVKGHLIARFSLSDYQESPKWMGVSDKDVIVCSTLSSLLLFNMNGLRLQTFLYSQEAILMLRVDPVHVIVTFYDGSLEVYAWEERTPRLRRCYRLQNRRCLPSQSVLCKTLCDDVSIIRVMTNSPAPCFLMAYTLKSDLEN from the exons ATGGAGATCCATTTGCCCAGTGTGCCGATGATGAAAATCCTCTCCTATCTGGATGCCTTCAGTTTGCTACAGGTTGCCCAAGTGAACAAG AGCTGGAATGCAGTTGCAAGCAGTGATGTCCTGTGGAG GAAGTTCTGTAAGAAGAGATGGCTCTTCTGTGACATGGCCAACCCACACCTCCTAGGCACAGAGACATGGAAGCAGTTCTATGTTTTCCGAACATGGCAAGAACATGCCAAGTCCCGGGCAAAGCCAGAAGATTTCACTTACAAGGAAATTCCTGCAGAGTATG gggtCCGGGCATATGCATGTTATCTCTCAGGGTGTGACTTAACAAGAAACGGACAAGCCAAGTCCGTCATCTGTATGGTGACTTCCGTGAACAGGATTTGCACCTGGGATATTCATGAG GGCGTTATGACTTGGGAAAGTCCAGGAAATCCCGTTGTTATCAAGTGGTTGACCACCCTCCCTGAGATGCACATGGCTGTCACTGTAGATGTAGAATCAACTATCAAACTGTGGGACTGTAAGAGTAGGGAAGCTCTGGCAACGAACAACCTGTTCTCTCACTGTCAATCACTGAAAGCTGCCAATACCAACGATGGCCCAATTGTCTTG GTAGGAGATACCTCGGGTAACCTCTATGTCTTTAGGATCCCTGACTTACACCTCATTTCCAGAGTCAATGTATTCCCATACAGTATTGATGAAATCTACTGCTCTCCTCAGAAGAAATGGGTCTTTCTGATTAGGAAACACCCACAAATCTTGCCAAAG GTGTTCTACATGAACAGCTTACTGAGGACATCAGAATTCTCTGCTCCTGTGTCTACCagtcttgaatttttattttgcaaaagAGCCTTCTGGACCCCAAGAAGAGAAGACAGGATAACCCTGATGTCCATGAGTGTCCCCCCAATAAACACAAAATTTGTCACATTTGATATGAAGCTGGAACAGATAGGGATGGAAACAATTGTTAAAG GACATTTGATTGCAAGATTCTCATTGTCAGACTATCAGGAGAGCCCAAAATGGATGGGAGTCAGTGATAAGGACGTGATTGTTTGTTCAACTCTGTCGTCTCTCCTGCTCTTCAACATGAATGGTCTCCGTCTGCAGACATTTCTATACAGCCAAGAAGCGATCTTGATGCTAAGGGTG GACCCCGTTCATGTCATCGTCACCTTTTATGATGGCTCTTTGGAGGTGTATGCATGGGAGGAGAGAACCCCGCGGCTCAGGAGGTGTTACAGGCTGCAGAACAGGAGATGTCTGCCATCACAAAG tgtcctttgcaaAACGCTATGTGACGACGTGAGCATCATTCGAGTGATGACAAATAGTCCCGCCCCCTGCTTTCTCATGGCATATACCTTGAAATCTGATCTTGAAAACTGA